Within Bacteroidota bacterium, the genomic segment AGTATTTTTTAACCTTCTGCACATGCAGATTTAAACTTTGAATAATGAAAAATAAACTTCAATTATTTATTACAATAATATCAATTGTAATATCAATTCAACTAAAAGCTCAGGCGCCACTAATCGAATGGCAGAACACCATCGGGGGAGACGATGGAGATTGGATATATTCCGTCATCCAGACGAGTGATAGTGGTTATCTTTTAGGGGGATCTAGCTGGTCGAACATATCCGGCGACAAGACAGTTGCGAGTAAAGGTTTTGATGATTACTGGGTAATAAAACTCGACAACACGGGCAGTATTCAATGGCAGAAAACTATTGGAGGTAGTGAAATAGATTTGCTGAGGTCTGTTATCCAATCGAATGATGGAGGCTACCTTTTAGGGGGATATAGTAAATCGGGTATCTCTGGTGACAAGACGGAGGCGAATCTGGGAATCGCAGATTACTGGGTAGTAAAACTGGACAACTTAGGTAATATCCAGTGGCAGAATTCAATTGGAGGTAGTAATGATGATAACCTAATATCTGTAATCCAGACGAGTGAAGGTGGGTACTTATTAGGGGGAACTAGCAAATCTGGTATTTCCGGCGATAAGACGGAGGGTAGTTTGGGTGATGATTACTGGGTTGTAAAACTCGACAGCTCGGGCAATATTCAGTGGCAGAAAACTTTCGGGGGAAGCATGGTGGATTACCTATATTCTGTCAATCAGACGAGTGACGGGGGCTTTTTTTTAGCTGGATATAGTACTTCTGATATTTCCGGCGACAAGACGGAACCAAATTCAGGCGGTGATTACTGGGTTTTAAAACTTGACAGCATAGGCAATATTGAGTGGCAAAATACTATAGGAGGAAGTAATTTGGACGTGCTGTATTCCGCCACCCTGACGAGTGATGGAGGCTATTTTTTAGGAGGATATAGCAACTCTAATATTTCAGGTGACAAATCAGAGGACGGTTTGGGTTCTTATGATTATTGGGTGGTAAAACTTGATAGCTCGGGCAATATTCAGTGGCAGAATACCATAGGAGGGAGTGATGTTGATTGGCTGTATTCCGTCATCCAAACAAGTGAAGGCGGCTATCTTTTAGGTGGAGAAAGTCGTTCTGGTATTTCCGGCGATAAGACCGAGCCAGCCCACTATGTTGATTACTGGGTAGTAAAACTGGACAGCTTAGGTAATATCCAGTGGGAGAATACGATAGGAGGGGGTGGTGTGGGTACTGACGTGCTGAATTCCGTCATCCAGACAAGCGATGGTGGATATTTCTTAGGGGGATATAGTTCATCGAAAAATTCAATCGACAAAACGGAACCGAATTTGGGTGGTCTTGATTATTGGGTAGTAAAACTTTACCCGGAGACTTGTACTTTCCCTTCCGGTTTAATGGTTCACAACATTACACCAAGCATTATAAAAATTCACTGGAATACAATTTCTGGTGCAGACAAATACCAGATATATTATCGCCCGGTGGATGATTTGACATGGATAAAAGTTACATCAACTTCAAATACTAAAACCATTAAAGGTTTGTCACCAGGTACAGAATATGAATACAAAGTGAGAACAAAATGCGGAGAAGAAAATACCGACTTCTCATCCGTTGCATATTTTACAACCTTACCATTGCGCCTTGGAGAAATAAGTAGCGGTGTTACTATTTATCCCAATCCCGCTTCATCACAATTAACTGTGGAAATAGAAAATGATAACGCTTCTGAAAAGCATATTGAAATAATGGATGCATTAGGCAGATCTGTTCAAACAATCAGTACATCAGAAAATATAGTTGTTATAGATATTAGCAATTTATCAGCGGGGATATATTTTGTAAAACTGCAACAGGCAGATATAATTACATTACTAAAGTTTATCAAAGAATAATAATTATCATAACATCAGGGAACATAGAATTAATATGTTCTCTGATGTTCATCTTTCAAGAAAAAAGAAAAATGTAAATCATCAACATATCAATATTTCAATACAATTATTTTGGGTGAAGTGATATTTAATAAAACATTTGAAATACTACATTGAAAATTGTAGGAACAAATAATTCTGAAATAGCCAATTCATTTTTTATCATTGCTTACTTTAAAAAGAAATTCCTTTTCTTCTTTTGTAAGACTATCATATCCTGATTTAGAAATTTTATCTAAGATCTGATCTACACGTTTTTGATTGGAAACCGAAGTTTTCTTTTCATTTTCTTCTACCGGTTTATTTCTTACATAAGCCACTCTAGGTTTATTGCGTTTTGGCTTATGATATTTATCAATCAAACGAAAAATCCATCCAAACCAATTGTAACCCTGGCGATATGAAATAATAAAAAAGAAGCCTGCCATTGCACCACCAAGATGTGCGATATGTCCACCGGCATTGCTACCTGAAGAAATATTTATTATATCAATCAACAATGCAACTAATGCAATCCATTTCAATTTTACCGGACCGATTAACATCAGAAATACTGTATAGTCAGGTA encodes:
- a CDS encoding T9SS type A sorting domain-containing protein, with amino-acid sequence MKNKLQLFITIISIVISIQLKAQAPLIEWQNTIGGDDGDWIYSVIQTSDSGYLLGGSSWSNISGDKTVASKGFDDYWVIKLDNTGSIQWQKTIGGSEIDLLRSVIQSNDGGYLLGGYSKSGISGDKTEANLGIADYWVVKLDNLGNIQWQNSIGGSNDDNLISVIQTSEGGYLLGGTSKSGISGDKTEGSLGDDYWVVKLDSSGNIQWQKTFGGSMVDYLYSVNQTSDGGFFLAGYSTSDISGDKTEPNSGGDYWVLKLDSIGNIEWQNTIGGSNLDVLYSATLTSDGGYFLGGYSNSNISGDKSEDGLGSYDYWVVKLDSSGNIQWQNTIGGSDVDWLYSVIQTSEGGYLLGGESRSGISGDKTEPAHYVDYWVVKLDSLGNIQWENTIGGGGVGTDVLNSVIQTSDGGYFLGGYSSSKNSIDKTEPNLGGLDYWVVKLYPETCTFPSGLMVHNITPSIIKIHWNTISGADKYQIYYRPVDDLTWIKVTSTSNTKTIKGLSPGTEYEYKVRTKCGEENTDFSSVAYFTTLPLRLGEISSGVTIYPNPASSQLTVEIENDNASEKHIEIMDALGRSVQTISTSENIVVIDISNLSAGIYFVKLQQADIITLLKFIKE